TAGTAGACTCTTATAGTTTTATAAATGTTTTGTTAGGTGTTTGTAGATTATTAGATAAAAGTTTTCAAttaagtatttattaatttttttatagaatgaaatattctaaaaatattcaattCCTTTTAAAGCCAATTGTTAGTAaggattttattaaaaaaatatttaacataaaaacttaattataaagttttaaattactgatataaaaactaattggtgcaaaatctaaacaaagaaatttaaattattgatataaaatatataaattttaaattattgctataaaatataatgaataaaaagttaaaatttatttaattaataaaatccaacgcttaaaaaaaagtttaaggataaggataaatttttatttacatctGTCAATTCATTCAACTTTTACAAGTAACTAAACTAAATgacaaaaaaacaaataatagaaaggaaaatgagatgtgttaaataatgaaaaaaaaaacagtgtTAATAATCTGTGAATCCACGTGTCAAAGTGTTAAAGGGTCCACGTAGGCAAACACAATCCAGCATGTCATATAAGAAGAACAATCCTTGGAACATGATTGGGCAAAAGCATATCCAAGTTTATCCAAATGGCAGATATGATAAGCCACATTCCACTCCACAACTCTCCATCACACACCCCCAAAACAAAACAATCATATTTGAAGCTTCTCTTCTCTTAGTTAACATTCACATTCACATTCAAGTTTCCACAAACGCACTCACGTATCTTAAGAATGGCCCAAGCAATGGCATCAATGGCAGGTTTGCGAGGATCATCACAGGGTGTGCTTGAAGGGAGCATCCAGCTGAGTGGCTCAAACCGGTTGATGAATGTGGCAAGTGGAAGCAACAGCAGCAGGGTGGCTGCCACGTCAGCAAGATCAGTGAGTGTGAGAGCACAACATCAAGAAGCTTCTCCACAGAGCAGCAGAAGAGCCATGCTTGGTGCTGCTGCTGCTGGTTTGGCTTCTGCTTCCTTTGTTCAGGCTGTTCTTGCTGATGCCAAACCCATCAAAGTTGgccctcctcctcctccctccGGTGGACTCCGTAAGTCTTCACTTTCTTTCATTCTTCTACAACCTccttttttgttcttgttgtttacATGGATACATCTCTTTATACCAGATGTGCTTATGACTTATGAGAGAAGAAAAATAGTCACACAATTGGCATTAGATATAGTttctagaatttaattttgatgcacaatCAGTTTTACACGTACATCTAATTATGTATCGCTACATCAGCAAAAATAACCTTTCACATTGACTATGAGTTATTGAgcgcatcaaaattaaactctagtTTCTATTAGTCTATGATAAGTGATATGTCTCACTAGCACACATAAAAATCAGCTACTAAAtcaattgtatatatataattttatattttaatataaattttatatgagTGACTAATTTGTTAGTTGAAATATAGTTATCTAATATTATGTAACGAGGGTCAAGTAAAAAGAGCACAACTTAACTATAGTTGAAACTGGTGATTTTTATGTAGTGGGATAAGATTTTGTTGTTGTGGCTGAAAATTATAACCATGGTGATTTTGTGTTATGGAAAATTTTGGCAGCTGGAACACTGAACTCTGATGAAGCAAGGGACCTTAAGTTGCCATTGAAAGACAGGTTCTTCCTTCAGCCATTGTCACCAAGTGAGGCAGCACAAAGGGCAAAGGAGTCAGCAAAGGAAATTGTAAATGTGAAGCAGTTGATAGACAAGAAGGCATGGCCATATGTTCAGAATGACCTCCGTCTCCGCGCCGAGTATCTCCGATATGACCTTAACACTGTTGTCTCTGCAAAGCCTAAGGATCAGAAGAAACCCCTCAAGGATCTCATTGGCAAGCTCTTCCAGGATATCAGCAATGTAAGTCAATAATGGCCACACTGCGAAAAGAGATGagagaattttaaaatatttgtgcGTTTGGTTTGCATTTTTATTCTccgttttcatttttttagtattttctgttttcagaattttatgaagaaaaaagagaaaacagcTTTTTACTAGTGATGTTTGTTGTGAGAGTTTAGAGTTTAGAGTTAgactaatcaaatttttttttttttatgtgtgATTAACAGCTTGATCATGCAGCAAAAGTGAAGAGCACCCCAGAAGCAGAGAAATACTATGCTGAGACTGTATCTTCTCTGAATGATGTTCTTGCCAAACTTGGTTAAATATGATTAGTATTTTCATGCTTTTTCCTGTCTAAGCTTTGTGTATGATCTTCTCAGACACTTTGTTTGACTGATGATATTTGAAGGAAATCAAAAGAGGGCAAGTTCATTATGAATAATGTGGAAATTATCATCAATTGGCCTTAGCTAGCTTCTCTAATGAAACAGCCTAATAACAAGATCAATGCCTATCATCACTTTACTCTTCCTGCAATATAGAAAATGAATAACCAATAatgtttaatttcttattaCAAAACAAGAGTAagtaaataataattgtatCAATATCTGGCTCATAAGATATTAGTCCGGGAATTTCATTCACTCGGACGTTTAAACTGTGTTAGGGTTTGAATATTGCTTTATGTATGTtgtaatttattagttaataattaacccttaaatatatatcaaattcgTCGCCAGATGAATTTTTGCTGTGTACATAATTTTGACAAATAAAATTTCCTTAATATATTGTCATATCAACATCTTTCTTAAAAGTAATCATTCACTACTACAAAAATTATACATGTATAATGAGTTTGATTAAATGATAATATAATATTGTTTGTATTATCATCTATTAAGGTCAGATTTTTTATTAACTACATTTATTTTGTTATCTCTAATATAAGTTCATATCTCCCTTGCTTCTTATGAAATTTGTTCCGGTACGTATGTATATGCATGccctatatgtatgtatatgtatgtacGTACGTATAAgcaaaaaaaagataaagtgaAACGTATATattaacacaaaataaaaaaaataaagatattctCCACGTCCAAGCAATTTTGGCATCCAAATTCATCCAAATAATTTTAGGTCACGCGCTCTTCTCTTTcgcgtttcttcttcttcttcttcttcttttcacaCTCGTTTACGCACGGagcgtcttcttcttcaccttcttcttcgcgttcctcctcctctttcttttttgcttttctttttcttcacgtGTTTTGTTCCTTATCgttattcttttgttgttgttgctgctgtattttttgtcttttcctccttctcttcttggtgAAAAAGCAATGGAAGGTgaggaggaagagttttgaattgtgcagaatagaaatgaaccgaacatgttattatggtgaaacaattatatagtactaaatgaatagaacattatccattatataaattcaaatttgaacagTTTTCTGCATAATAAACCGAAACACGTACTCATgatgaaacaattgtatagtactaactgaacgaaacataatccattatataaaattaaattcaaacagctttctgcataatgaaccgaacacatactcatggtgaaacaattgtataatactgaatgaacgaaacataatccattatataaaatcaaatttgaaacaCCTGTGTCTACAATTTagagattatcaattcaattcaattcagattcAGAACACCTgcgtccattcaattcaattgaaaaaataatccaTTAACAAAATGGTGGTGTTGTTGGTGATAACAATaacgaaagagaagaagaagaagaatgaggaggaggaggaggagaggcagaagaagaatctgcatgcgcgaagaagaagaagggggaggaggaggaagaggagaatgAGGAGGTATACgtgaatttgaaagaagaagatgatgtaTGCAtgtatttgaaagaagaagaagaagaagcataggggagaagaagaagaagaagaagcgagGGAGAGGAAAAGAATATAAAGCGCGTGTAATGAGACTATTTTAATGAGTGATTTTTGTTGGTGAGGTGTTATACCTACTTAAATAAAACTtggatgaaaaaatatttgggtgTAGCATGGGAAAGGATTAGATGGTTTCAGAACGTTTGGACCATTAATTGGTCTCATagcaaaacatgttttttaaattttttaataattgttaaatagtccttatttaattttaatgacaaattaaccctatatattttatttaattataaaaactattttttattttataaattattattttatcattcatctattatgtttattaacaatcaaaaaccaaaacaataacgaattagatcttTGATTGATCATAATAACTTTTTGGCAATCGTAATCAATTAAAAGTTTATCTTTTAATCCGTTACATCCCTCGAGCGTTGTGAAATTGTGTTTCAGAGAGAATCAATCGATTGTAttaacaaaacaatcgattgaatttcaggTTTTCCATAACTCAGTCAATTGGATTGAACTTCAGattatcacaaaacaatcgattgaaattgcAAGGTAGTATGGTTTTTgcaaaaatcaatcgattggtcatATTACCCAATCAATTGGGTAATATAAacaattgattgaaagcttcAAAGCAACTCGAGGTctcacaattcaatcgattgattgTGTTGCCCAATCGATTGAAGTCTTCAAAGCAATATGGATTTGtccaattcaatcgattgattgtgttacccaatcgattgaattatgcACTACGCTGTTctcatttttcttatcatttttataaattatcttattattcatctatcttatctttaaaattatatcttcaatttttaagtttttattttgatttagatactctaatcttatcttttctttaatattaaGATTATAAATTGGTGATCTATCACCAAGTATTCAATCCCACAATTGGAATCGTGTATCAATCtctttgattataaaaaatttcattatttttcttttggatatCCATCTACTTAAtatccaatttttttcattatttatccGTCTATTTAATATCCAATATTTGTtcatcattaattgataattatagTTGCAACAATCAGTAAAGGTCCAATCAATTTTTTCATTGTGGTGTTCAGAAAACAATCCACCATTTTGATTACAAGATCGAGGTCAGTAAATAGAATCTCTAATTTTGCAATTCTTCGTTtcgatactttattcgtgaAATTGAttgtgtaataaaaaaatatttttttatcttttaataattcACAGAGAAATACTAAAaggtaaataaattttattattttttattattaattagctaGCAAAGTAGCAATATTAGAagctatttattttttgtaatgttATAGGATGGAGTgtactgaaattttttttttcattggacATTTTTAAGATGTCAGATATATTTACGAACACTGAGATGGATGAGCAATACCAGGAGGAGGATGACATTAACCAACAAGAAGAGCTAGTTTGTGACCAAGATATGATGGATGAACAGAATGAATTCGAACAAGATTTTGGAGATGAATTTACCGAGGGAGCGTATTTTTCTGAATTTGATCCATTAGAAGATACCCTTGAAGCTTCTTATGCGGTTGACTCCGTGCAAGACATTACAACTTTGAATTTCAGTGAAAATTGTGCggaaaaaaattggtaaatATCACTTTTCTACTTTGCAGcttgtatttgatttttatctGAAGTACTCAAAGTCGAAGGGCTTTAGTGCAAGGAAGAGTAAGATTTTCAAGAATAGTATTGGCGAGATTTACAAACAAAAGTTTGTATGTCATAGACAAGGATTTCGGGAGGAGAAATATTACACGATggaaaaaaggaagaaggagCCTAGATTGGAAACAAGAACTGGTGTGAAGCCCGAATTGATGTTAAATTTGTACCTGAAACTGGAAGGTGGCATAACTTTTATTTCTCTGATGAACACAACCATGATCTATTAGATACACAATTTAGTGCTATGTTGCCTGCCCACAGAAAAATGACAAAGGCAGATATTATTCAAATGATGAACATGCTAAAGTTTGGGATTAGCACTTCACAGATATTTGGTCTTCTAGCTAGTCAAGCAGACGGGTATGAATTTGTCGGCTATGGTCCCTGAGATATGTACAATGAGATTGCTCGACAAAGGCGTCAAGTTCCTGGTGATGCAGCATGAGTGTTGAAGAAGTTGGAGAATATGCGGTTGAAGGATCCATAATTATATTTCAAGGCGTGTCATGATTCAAGAGGTTTGTTACGTAACTTGTTCTGGTTTGATGGGATTAGCCAACTAGACTACCAACTCTTCGGAGATGTCATTGCTTTTGATGCTACGTACAAGAAGAACAAATATAATTGTCCATTAGTCATATTCAGCGGGGTTAACCACCACAACCAAACAATTGTTTTTGCTGCTGCGTTAATTGTGGACAAAACTACTGATACATATATTTGGCTCCTGCGTCACCTCATGTTTGCCATGAAGGGTAAGACCCCGACCTCAATAATAACTGATGGGGTCATGGCGATTAGGAATGTAATAAGAGATGTATTTTCCAAAGTCAGACATTGATTATGCGCTTGGCACCTTATTCGAAATGCGACTAGCAATGTTGGAAATCCATTGTTTACATCTAAATTCAGGAAAATCATGTTGGGAGACTATGAGATTTCCGTGTTTAAGCATAAGTGGGTTCAACTTATTGAAGAATTTGGCCTTGAGGATAAGCCGTGGGTGAACAACATGTATGAAGAGAAGCATATGTGGGCTACTACATATATAAGAGGTAAGTTTTTTGCTGGCTTTAGAACTACCTCAAGATGTGAATGTTTACACTTAGTTATGGCAAAGTATGTGGGGTCGCAGTATGATTTGACAGATTTTGTAGAGCATTTTCAAAGGTGTGTTGCACACTTGCACTTTAAAGAATTTAATGCTGATTATGAATCTACACGTGGGGTACCCGTCATGCAGGCTTGTATAGAGCTGCTAGAGAGATTTGCTACTGAGGTATACACTCATGAGATATTTCTATTGTTTCGGCCATTTCTTTTTATATCTAACTGGATCAATGCGGGTGCTAAACATAAAGAATAACAATGATTGCTCAAAGTATATTGTGTGTAAGTATGGGAGGCCTAATTTTCTGTGGACTGTTGAATTTCGTCAAGAAAAAATGATCTTCATGTGTTCCTGTTTAAGAATGGAGTCATTTGAAATTTCTTGAGAACATATTGTGAAAATTCTGGTTAATAGAGACATTTGTGAGATTCACCCATCATTAGTGTTTGATAGATGGACAAAGAAGGCGAATCAGCACTCAATGATGCAAGTGGGTTCACTAGGAATGCTGTTGTTATTAGTCGTCAAAGTGCCTTGTTGGAATTTTCTAAATAATTGGCTGCTGTTGCTGCTAAAGTCCCAAAGAGATTTGAAGAGGCACATGACATTATTATGGGATTGTATTCATCTTACAAGACTGCAGACGAAGGCACTACACAACCTCAGTCAGGTGTAGCTAAAAGTAGGAATCTGTATGTACATCAAATCAATATAGGTTCAGGACAACCATCTAATAAGAAGCGACAACGTTGTAGTGTTTTTCAAATGGAAGGACATAACAAGACAACATGTCCTTGGCAAAAGGATATTGACAACCACGTTAAGGAAGATGAAGCTAATGGTTCAGATAACGGCGACATGTATACCGAACTGACTCCTGATTTAGATAGTGATAGTTAGCAACCTCCCTGAACTTAATATTTTTGCGTAGAGAATCACTTACATAttcatgtttaaattttttttactatattaataaaattttcaatattcATCCAATATTCGTGCTTATATTTTTAGTTGAAATGATTGTCAAATAAATATTGGTTAGACAATAAACAAATTAATGATTTATTtaattcatagaattattaatttatatgaattattgttaataaaagttttattGAATCCATTGGCATCGACAAACTGGTCGAACCGCGAACCGATATAAATTATGATTCAGTTATATATTAAAAccacaaaaatagaaaatcggAATTAAACCGTTAAACTGGCCGAAAACCAATAGGTCGAACCGAACCGGGACCAGACTGGGTTTTCGAATTTGACCAAAAGCGCTGCCGTTTTGTGTGCTGATCCCCTAATACCCTAACAATTACCAACGCAGCAACCCTAACTCACTACAACGACGCAGTAGTAACACACACTCCCTCCCTCCCATCAGCTTCGAGCTCGTTGTTCCTCTCAACGCCAGTTCACTCACTCCCTCACTTCCATTCAGCCGCCGGACTTCTCCTACTGCATCGCAAGTTGGACCTTCGAAGCTCACTCCCTCACTCCTGCTTGTGCAGCTAACGATTTTGCATTGGAAGCACAGTAGCCGGGCTCGCCTCCTGCCTCCGTCGCGAAGCTCTATTCCACCGTCGCCGGCGCCATCTCTGTTTCACCAGTCAGAGCTGCTCTCCCTCTTGATAAGAATCTGCTTTGTTCTATGCTTCTATCTTCTAGGTGTTGAATAATTattgtctttaattttctgAATGCACTTGATTTTGCAGTAGACGCATGTAAAAGATATTGCAAATTTCGTCCATCATAAGGTTCAGTCACCACCTATCTTGAATGGACATTCATTTGGAGTA
This sequence is a window from Arachis duranensis cultivar V14167 chromosome 2, aradu.V14167.gnm2.J7QH, whole genome shotgun sequence. Protein-coding genes within it:
- the LOC107473183 gene encoding oxygen-evolving enhancer protein 3-2, chloroplastic, with the translated sequence MAQAMASMAGLRGSSQGVLEGSIQLSGSNRLMNVASGSNSSRVAATSARSVSVRAQHQEASPQSSRRAMLGAAAAGLASASFVQAVLADAKPIKVGPPPPPSGGLPGTLNSDEARDLKLPLKDRFFLQPLSPSEAAQRAKESAKEIVNVKQLIDKKAWPYVQNDLRLRAEYLRYDLNTVVSAKPKDQKKPLKDLIGKLFQDISNLDHAAKVKSTPEAEKYYAETVSSLNDVLAKLG